GGTTTCATCTTTTCATTCACTTAAGACACAGCCAGACGAAAGTGACAATTATGTATTGTTATATTCTTCTTGTTCTACCCCATCTTTCCATTCATTACGGCTACAGTCAAAAGAAACTGTCAATTATGTCTTGTTAGAGTCATCTTACACAACTCCATCTTTTCATTCATTAAGGCAACAGTCAGAAGAAACTGACAATTATGTCTTGTTAGAGTCATCTTACACAACTCCATCTTTTCATTCACTAAGGCTTCAGGCAAAAGAAACTGACAATTACGACCTGTTAGAGCCATCTTACACAACTCCATCTTTCCATTCATTAAGGCTTCAGTCAGAAGAAACTGACAATTACGACCTGTTAGAGTCATCTTACACAACCCCATCTTTCCATTCATTAAGGCTTCAGTCAGAAGAAACTGACAATTATATCCTGTTAGAGTCATCTTACACAACCCCATCTTTCCATTCATTAAGGCAACAGTCAGAAGAAACTGACAATTATCTCTTGTTAGAGCCATCTTACACAACTCCATCTTTCAATTCATTAAGGCTTCAGTCAAAAGAAACTGATAATTATGTCTTGTTAGAGTCATCTTACACAGCTCCATCTTTTCATTCATTAAGGCAACAGtcaaaagaaactgaaaattaTGTCTTGTTAAAGTCGTCTTACACAACTCCATCTTTTTATTCATTAAGGCAACAGTCAAAAGAAACTGACAATTATATCTTGTTAGAGTCAACGTACACAACTCCATCTTTCCACTCCTTAAGGCAACAGTCAAAAGAAACTGACAATTACGTCTTGTTAGAGCCATCTTACACAACTCTATTTTTTCATTCGTTAAGGCTACATCCAGAAGAAACTGACAGTTATGTTTTGTTAGAGTCATCTTACACAACTCCATCTTTTCATTCATTAAGGCAACAGTCAAAAGAAACTAACAATTATGTTTTGTTTGAGTCATCTTACACAACTCCATCATTCCATTCATTAAGGCAACAGTCAAAAGAAACTGACAATTATGTTTTGTTAGAGTCATCTTTCACACCTccatattttcattcattaagGCTACAATCAGAAGAAACTGACAATTATGTCTTGTTAGAGCCATCTTACACACCTCCATCTTTTCATTCATTAAGGCTTCAGTCAGAAGAAACTGACAATTATGTCTTGTTAGAGTCATCTTACACAACTCCATCTTTTCATTCACTAAGGCTTCAGTCAGAAGAAACTGACAATTATGTCTTGTTAGAGTCATCTTACAGAACTCCATCTTTCCATTCATTAAGGCAACAGTCAGAAGAAACTGACAATTATGTCTTGTTAGAGTCATCTTACACACCTCCATCTTTTCATTCATTAAGGCTTCAGTCAGAAGAAACTGACAATTATGTCTTGTTAGAGTCATCTTACACAACTCCATCTTTTCATTCACTAAGGCTTCAGTCAGAAGAAACTGACAATTATGTCTTGTTAGAGTCATCTTACAGAACTCCATCTTTCCATTCATTAAGGCAACAGTCAGAAGAAACTGACAATTATGTCTTGTTAGAGCCATCGTACACAAGTCCATCTTTCCATTCATTAAGGCTACAGTCAGAAGAAACTGACAATTATATCTTGTTAGAGTCATCTTACTCAATTCCATCTTTCCACTCATTCAGGCCTCAGCTAGAAGTAACCGACATTTGGGACAATAACATCATGTTGCAGTCATTCTGTTCAACTTCATCTTTCCATTCAGTCAGGCCTCAACCAGAGGTAACTGacttttgtgacaataacataaTGTTGCAGTCGTTCTGTCCGACGCCGTCTTTCCATTCCTTTAGGCCACAGTCAGTAATAACTGACAATTACGTTCTGTTAAATTCATCTTGTTCAACGCGGTCGCTTCATTCATTAATGCAACAGCAGGGCATATCTGACAATTACGTCTTGTTACAGTCATCTTATACAACTCCATATTTACTTTCACCTATATCACAGCCAGACGTAACTAACAATTTCGTATTGTTATATTCATCTTGTTCGACCCCATCTTTCCATTCATTTAGGCCACAGTTAGACGAAAGTGACAATTATGTGTGGTTATATTCATCTTGTTCTACCCCATTATGCCATTCATTTTGGCCACAGTCAGAAGAAACTGACAATTATGTCTTGTTAGAGTCATCTTACACATCTCCATCTTTCCATTCATTTAGGCCTCAGTCAGAAGTAACTGGCAAATATGACAATACCATCAATTTTCAGCCAGTTTGTCCAATTCCGTCTTTTTATTCATTAAGACCACAGTCAGAAATAACTGCCAATTATGTTTTGTTAAATTCATCTTGTTCAACGACATCTTTCCATTCATTAATACCAAAGCAAGAGGATACCGATAATTATATCATATCACAGTCATCTTATTTAACTCCATCGTGTCATTTATTTAGGCAACAGTCAAAAATAACTGACAATTGCGTAATGTTACAATCATCTTGTTCAACTCAATCATTTCGTTCACTTAGGCCACATCCTTCAATTTAATATGTACATACATTTCAGCATGTCAGAAGCAACGATTAGTAATGTCTTGTTAGAGTCATCTTACTCAACTccatttttccatttatttaagCCTCAGCCAGAGGTTACTGACATTGGTGACAATAGCATCATGTTGCATCCATTCTATCCAACGGCGTCTTTTCATTCATTTAAGCCACAGTCAGTAATAAGTGACAATTACGTTCTGTTAAATTCATCTTGTTCAACGCCATCGTTTCATTCATTAATGTCACAGCTGGGCGTAACTGACCATTTCGCACTGTTATATTCATCTTGTTCGAGACCATCTTTCCATTCATTTAGGCCACAGCTAGACGTAAGTGACaattatgtgtttttatattcatcTTTTTCTACCCCATCTTTCCATTTATTTCAGCCAGAAAAATTGACAAATATGTCTTGTTAGAGTCAACTTACACAACTCCATCTTTCCATTCATTCAGGGCTCAGTCAGGAGTAACTGACATTTGTGACAATACCATCATTATGCAGCCTGTTTGTCCAACGCCGTCTTTCTATTTATTCAGACCACAGTCAGAAATAACTGCCaattataatttgttaaatttatGTTATTCATCGCCATCTTTCTATTCATTAATGCCACAGCAAGAAGTTACCGACAATTATGTCATATTACAGTCATTTCGTTTAACTCCAATGTGTCATTCATTTAGGCTACAGTCGAATATAACCGTCAATTTGGTAATGTTACAATCATATTGTCAACTTGAGAACCTTCATTTCATTTGCGCCACATGCTGACGTAACTGAAACTTGCGTCTTACATTTTCATCTTGTTTAAGTCTAACTTTCCATTCATTTAGGTCAGTCAGAAATAACTGACAATTATGTCTTTTTAGATTGATCTCGTCATTGTGTCTTCATTAAAGCCACAGCAGGAAGTAACTGACATTTACGTCTTGTTACAATAATCCTTCCATTCGTTAATGCCACAACCGGATGTAAATTACACTTATGTATTCTTGTATTAAATCTGTTCGACCCAATAATTTCATTCATTTAGGTTTCATTCAAAGGAAACTAACAATAACGTAATTACATTCAATTCGCTCACTCCATCTTTCCTGTCGTGCATGCAAAGCCAAAGCCAGCTGACGGTTTAGAGTTCTTGATCACTTTTTATATCTCTGACAACCGTGTCTTGTTACAGTCATTTTGCTCACCTCCATTGTTATTCAGGCAACTGCCTATGGTAAATGATAAATGCGTCTTATGTTCATCAGGTCCAACTCTACTGTCCTATTGTTTAAGGCCGAAGTTAGAAGTAAATGTCAATTATCTTTTGTTACAATCATCTTGTTCAATTCCATCTTCTCAGTTTTGTAGACCATATCCGGAAGTAACTAAAATTACgttattttacatcaaatttcTTCAACTCCGTTTTCATTCATTCGAGCAACATTTAGAAGTAACTGTCAAATATGGCTTTTTAAAATCACCTTGTTCAACTCCATCTTCCCATTTATGTAGGCCATATCCTGAAATAACTGACAACTACGTAATTTTACATTCTTTTTATTCAAGTCCGTCTTTCCTTCATTCTGACAACATTTAGAAAATACTGACAattatgttttgttacaattaGCCTGCTCAACTCCATCATTTCATCTATTTATTTATGCCATAGACGTTATTGCCAGTCACGTCGTGTTACAGTCGTTTCGACACAGCAACAACACGCCTTTATAAATTGTTTTCAGATATACTTTTTTCGGAAACAAAaggatttttcaaaaatgaacaacCACATGTCACAGATGTATCTCATAAAACATGCAAACACACATATCAACCTGCATTTTTTCGTCCATAAGAAGGCATTAGATGgcaattttcaaaaacatggaaCCCGTCTTATTACACTTTCATTCTCTCAGATGGTCATTGATAAGTAAGAAAAGTCAAATCCAAAAAAGGACATTAGATTTaatcgattttttaaaaaaaattattatatctGCCGTGAgtgaaatttaacatgaatttgTGATTTTTGTTCTCAGAATTATGATGTATACAGGTGAAATATGTTTATTCCTTGTAACATATAAGAGTACTTGTAAGCAAATTGGGTTACATAGCAACTTTCAATTCCTGATAGTGATATGCAAGATATTGAGATACGACTTAACGTGTAATGCTTCGTTTTTGTCATTGAATTGTAATTATTGCGATGTGCagatattataattttatttaaatacgaATTCAGCAATGTCAGTTTTAACGTGCTACACTATGAACTGTTTAATGTTCTGAGAATATTTGTTAATGAACATGTATTTGATTTGCCGACGACAAAATAATCATAGGCACAAATCTGCTAAAAGACTTTGAATATTTAgataatgtttcaaaatttttacaACGAACGGCATTCGATCAGGAACTATCATGATTATCCTCTCAAACAAGTTTAACAGTATTCTACACAAatatgcgtgtgtgcgtgcgaGCCTGTCTGCACTCTAAATTAGAAGAACAATCGAGTTAAATTCAGATCCGTGACGACTGTTTTTGATCTGTTTATAACAGAAGGAAAGATCTTCATGCTTTAGCtctaaaatcaaaatttattctCAAAACAGCTTCGCAGATATTGAAAAAGAACCTAAGTGAGAAATTTTCATTCTTCTTAAATAAACATGATGAATATTTCTTACATAAGAATTTATATTGTTCTGTTTGTTAAATTGTCTATGGTCAGTAATTTTCGTCAAGTTACCTCTGAAAACCACATTGCCACAATACGTATGCAAGTTCTCTTTTTTACTCCTTacatttaaatattcattatGCAAGGATACAATATAAATTTCTAGCGAATGATTCACTTGTATCTGGTTTCGGTGATTACACATATTTCAGTGATGCATTTACAAAATTAGACAACATGGTAATAAAAGATACAGATTTAGAAATGAAGGCCTTGAACGTCCAGAAACAGGTTCATTGCAATGAACATCTCAATTTCATGGAGAAAGTACCTTCATTTGCAAATCTAGCAGAACACATGGCGAATGTGCCAAGGTAGTTTCTCCTTAATGCACCACCGTTGCAGTTATGGATAACTTAGGCCTTAGTATTAGAacatatgtttaaaatgtcatataaaaaGGGTGATATATAGTGTTTACTTTAAAGGTGACATGCAAAGTTGTCATTGAGTATATTTTAAAGAAACGTATATTCATGTACACACCGTGGACTAAATAGCAAAAGATACATCTTTATATGGCAAATTGTCTTTCTaacaaattgtttgaaaatacttaaatttgacatatatattcatattcacTCAAGCCGGTTCCAAAGCCAGTTTACTGTGTCCGTAATTGGCTAGAAATAAGAAAAAGGTTTTGCTTGGTAACTCTGATTCTTAAGAAACATAAAACTTCGTTTTAAGCTCGTGGTACTTCAAAGTTCACTCAAGTCACTTGGGATTTACTGAttatattacttttaattttgCCGTTACGACTCAATGAATTCACGTCAGAATGGTATATATTGCGTCAATTATTCCCTGTAAATCTGTCTTTATTTA
The sequence above is a segment of the Mercenaria mercenaria strain notata chromosome 3, MADL_Memer_1, whole genome shotgun sequence genome. Coding sequences within it:
- the LOC123523879 gene encoding uncharacterized protein LOC123523879, which codes for MKCLINETSNTLVTDIGYYGRLANAYAIAGKYYDSEDMLKEATCRSYSISPGIELFNLLYTHVYVRLWQYEKFPTLDLRDALMFWGRLGLKSLEEDDAYSLTVWKRNFIIRMVYCLLGLGNRTNVIKNCIVDEYGIQEACQLLDDFERYFNGIETRRMMLYYVAKARLYEVKDNNYMKCIDCLTKARREAVNGRFEELCFIIEYYDKIVETVNLEIAKRLSESGSPTSYTNSLETKQETETEISSILQRPRLITYFNSLRPDLAVTDNHVTLQSSCSTPSSHSFTPQAEVSDNYVMLQSSYLTPSFHSFTPHLQVTDNQVMLQAFCSTPSFHSFTPQAEVADNYVTLQSSYTTPSFHSLRPHLQVTDNHVMLQSPCSTPSLHLFTPQAEVADNHVMLQASCSTPSFHSFTPQAEVADNYVTLQSSYTTPSFHSYRPHLDVTDNYVRSQVSLESPSFHSFTSQVTENSFKTFPSSLSLNLNSFGPQSKITDNNAILQSSYSVSSFHSLKTQPDESDNYVLLYSSCSTPSFHSLRLQSKETVNYVLLESSYTTPSFHSLRQQSEETDNYVLLESSYTTPSFHSLRLQAKETDNYDLLEPSYTTPSFHSLRLQSEETDNYDLLESSYTTPSFHSLRLQSEETDNYILLESSYTTPSFHSLRQQSEETDNYLLLEPSYTTPSFNSLRLQSKETDNYVLLESSYTAPSFHSLRQQSKETENYVLLKSSYTTPSFYSLRQQSKETDNYILLESTYTTPSFHSLRQQSKETDNYVLLEPSYTTLFFHSLRLHPEETDSYVLLESSYTTPSFHSLRQQSKETNNYVLFESSYTTPSFHSLRQQSKETDNYVLLESSFTPPYFHSLRLQSEETDNYVLLEPSYTPPSFHSLRLQSEETDNYVLLESSYTTPSFHSLRLQSEETDNYVLLESSYRTPSFHSLRQQSEETDNYVLLESSYTPPSFHSLRLQSEETDNYVLLESSYTTPSFHSLRLQSEETDNYVLLESSYRTPSFHSLRQQSEETDNYVLLEPSYTSPSFHSLRLQSEETDNYILLESSYSIPSFHSFRPQLEVTDIWDNNIMLQSFCSTSSFHSVRPQPEVTDFCDNNIMLQSFCPTPSFHSFRPQSVITDNYVLLNSSCSTRSLHSLMQQQGISDNYVLLQSSYTTPYLLSPISQPDVTNNFVLLYSSCSTPSFHSFRPQLDESDNYVWLYSSCSTPLCHSFWPQSEETDNYVLLESSYTSPSFHSFRPQSEVTGKYDNTINFQPVCPIPSFYSLRPQSEITANYVLLNSSCSTTSFHSLIPKQEDTDNYIISQSSYLTPSCHLFRQQSKITDNCVMLQSSCSTQSFRSLRPHPSI